One window of Gemmatimonadaceae bacterium genomic DNA carries:
- the ugpC gene encoding sn-glycerol-3-phosphate ABC transporter ATP-binding protein UgpC: MARVRLEGIRKIYPDQTGTVAVHGVDLDVSDGEFVVLVGPSGCGKSTTLRMIAGLESISAGKIFIDEREVNDVPPKDRDIAMVFQSYALYPHMTVRENLAFALKLRGTPKAEIEERVKQAATTLGIEGFLDRTPRQLSGGQRQRVALGRAIVRQPKVFLFDEPLSNLDAQLRVQMRREIARLHQELGATMIYVTHDQVEAMTLGDRIVVMNKGHVQQIDTPMRLYDHPANRFVAGFIGSPAMNFVTGAITAAAPLEFVAGDGAFTLKIPPSLAERVQDLKGQVVTMGIRPEDVSVAPASGPALFAGESTIVDPPLLAPARLDIVEALGNEVFVYATVGPFGITARVSPQPLPLPGEPVTLAFDLAKAHFFDEQGGQRVGKG; the protein is encoded by the coding sequence ATGGCGCGCGTAAGACTGGAGGGCATCCGGAAAATCTACCCCGACCAGACCGGTACCGTGGCCGTCCACGGGGTGGATCTCGACGTCAGCGATGGCGAGTTCGTCGTGCTTGTCGGTCCGTCGGGCTGCGGCAAGAGTACGACGCTCCGCATGATTGCCGGACTCGAGTCAATCAGCGCCGGGAAGATCTTCATCGATGAGCGCGAGGTCAACGACGTTCCGCCGAAGGACCGTGACATCGCGATGGTGTTCCAGAGCTACGCGCTGTATCCCCACATGACGGTTCGCGAGAACCTGGCTTTCGCCCTGAAGCTTCGCGGCACTCCGAAGGCAGAGATCGAGGAGCGCGTGAAGCAGGCCGCGACAACATTGGGAATCGAGGGGTTTCTCGATCGTACTCCGCGCCAGCTCTCCGGCGGGCAGCGCCAGCGCGTGGCGCTCGGCCGCGCCATCGTGAGACAGCCGAAGGTTTTTCTGTTCGACGAGCCGCTGTCCAACCTCGATGCGCAGCTACGGGTGCAGATGAGGCGCGAGATCGCCCGCCTCCACCAGGAGCTCGGGGCCACGATGATCTACGTGACTCACGACCAGGTCGAAGCGATGACACTCGGCGACAGGATCGTCGTCATGAACAAGGGTCATGTGCAGCAGATCGACACACCGATGCGACTCTATGATCATCCGGCGAACAGGTTCGTGGCCGGCTTCATCGGCAGTCCCGCGATGAACTTTGTCACCGGAGCGATCACCGCAGCTGCGCCTCTCGAGTTCGTGGCCGGGGACGGAGCTTTCACCCTAAAGATTCCGCCGAGCCTGGCCGAACGCGTTCAGGACCTCAAGGGACAGGTCGTGACCATGGGCATACGCCCGGAGGATGTCTCGGTAGCCCCCGCTTCGGGGCCCGCGCTTTTTGCGGGAGAATCGACGATCGTGGATCCGCCCCTGCTTGCGCCGGCTCGGCTCGATATCGTCGAAGCTCTCGGGAACGAGGTTTTCGTTTACGCCACCGTCGGCCCGTTCGGCATCACGGCGCGCGTGTCGCCGCAACCATTGCCGCTTCCCGGCGAGCCGGTAACCCTGGCATTCGATCTGGCGAAAGCACATTTCTTCGATGAGCAAGGCGGGCAGCGCGTCGGCAAGGGGTGA
- the cphA gene encoding cyanophycin synthetase has protein sequence MASPLTDSEKRLDPAELEVTRIRALRGPNHWRLAPVIACDVRLGALEKITSAEIPGLNDRLVELIPSLQLHKCTRGNPGGFVERLIEGTHIPHILEHLALELQSIIGNEVAFGRVVPSGDEGVWWVIVEYQEEQVGLRAMKDAVRIIRALIAGEQFEMDAIIDDLLSLYESSRLGPSTGAIVEEARRRGIPVRRLNNYSLVQLGLGRNLHRIQATLTDMTSAIGVEIAQNKDDTKRVLENIGLPVPKGDVARTVGGALEIADDIGYPVILKPLAANHGRGISGRIDDADQLRAAWDRSSVYGRIVVEQFAEGRDHRVLVVNGKVVAAAERVPAHVIGDGRTTVRELIEKGNRDPCRGVGHTKSLTRLPADKTTEDHLALSGRTMDTIPAKSEFVGLRATANLSTGGTSIDRTDEMHPDNVTACEMAAGVIGLDIAGIDVLTPDISVPFRENRSVIIEVNAGPGIRMHTHPAEGEPRNVGAPILDMLYPPGSEPTIPVIAVTGTNGKTTTTRLIAHLFRVSENVVGFTTTDGTYLGNRLVIEGDMTGPFSANIILSNPTVDIAVLETARGGILRAGLGFDEVDVGVVLNVTADHLGLRGINTVEQLADVKSVIAAVVKREGHAILNADDPLVYAMRDRTPGDVVLFSTKPEGESAEFERHLSRNGIGARVEKETFVIRRGKLRIPIAPVHDVPLMMGGAAKFQRENVLAAILAAYVQGMRYDDIRAGLLSFFPSPSLTPGRLNLLRFGNGRVLVDYAHNPAAIAGLMEFVHGLDANHRIGIITAPGDRRDEDLRTVGRLTAGLDRVIVRENNYRRGRAVGDTARLIKEGLVEAGMREEQIEVVYDEQEALAKALHEMKDNDLVFVLADDVPAVLEQMRQLSSGQVH, from the coding sequence TTGGCTTCTCCACTAACAGACTCAGAAAAGAGGCTCGACCCGGCGGAGTTGGAGGTCACGCGCATACGCGCCCTGCGCGGCCCCAACCACTGGCGGCTCGCCCCGGTCATTGCGTGCGACGTGCGCCTCGGCGCACTCGAAAAGATCACGTCCGCGGAGATCCCGGGACTCAACGACCGGCTGGTCGAGCTGATCCCCAGTCTTCAGCTCCACAAGTGCACACGCGGAAACCCGGGCGGGTTCGTCGAGCGGCTGATCGAAGGCACTCACATTCCCCACATCCTCGAGCACCTCGCACTCGAGCTTCAGTCCATCATCGGTAACGAGGTCGCGTTCGGGCGGGTCGTGCCGTCGGGCGACGAGGGCGTGTGGTGGGTCATCGTCGAGTACCAGGAGGAGCAGGTCGGCCTCCGCGCGATGAAGGACGCGGTCAGGATCATCCGCGCGCTCATCGCCGGCGAGCAGTTCGAAATGGACGCCATCATTGACGACCTGCTCTCGTTGTACGAGTCGTCGCGGCTCGGGCCTTCTACTGGCGCGATCGTCGAGGAAGCGCGGCGGCGCGGCATTCCCGTGCGGCGGCTCAACAACTATTCGCTCGTGCAGCTGGGACTCGGCCGGAATCTCCATCGCATCCAGGCGACGCTCACCGACATGACTAGCGCCATCGGTGTCGAGATTGCCCAGAACAAGGACGACACCAAACGCGTGCTGGAGAACATAGGCCTTCCCGTTCCCAAGGGAGACGTCGCGCGAACCGTTGGCGGCGCGCTCGAGATCGCCGACGATATCGGCTATCCGGTGATTCTCAAACCGCTCGCAGCGAATCACGGACGCGGAATCTCCGGGCGCATTGACGACGCCGATCAGCTCCGCGCAGCGTGGGATCGTTCCTCCGTGTACGGCAGGATCGTCGTCGAACAATTCGCCGAGGGACGCGATCACAGGGTGCTGGTGGTGAACGGGAAAGTCGTTGCGGCGGCCGAGCGCGTTCCGGCACACGTGATCGGTGACGGAAGGACGACTGTGCGCGAGTTGATCGAGAAAGGAAATCGCGATCCGTGCCGCGGAGTCGGGCATACGAAAAGTCTCACGCGGTTGCCGGCCGACAAGACTACTGAGGATCATCTCGCGCTGAGCGGCAGGACGATGGATACCATTCCGGCAAAAAGTGAATTCGTCGGACTGCGCGCGACCGCCAACCTCTCGACCGGCGGCACTTCGATAGACCGTACCGACGAGATGCACCCGGACAATGTCACCGCATGCGAGATGGCGGCCGGCGTGATCGGACTCGACATCGCCGGCATCGATGTGCTCACGCCTGATATCTCCGTTCCATTCCGCGAGAATCGGAGCGTCATCATCGAGGTGAACGCCGGTCCCGGCATTCGCATGCACACGCATCCGGCGGAAGGTGAGCCGAGGAACGTCGGCGCGCCTATACTGGACATGCTGTATCCGCCGGGAAGCGAACCGACGATACCGGTGATCGCCGTGACCGGCACCAACGGAAAGACGACCACGACGCGACTCATCGCGCATCTCTTCCGCGTGAGCGAGAACGTCGTCGGATTCACGACTACTGACGGCACATACCTCGGGAACCGTCTCGTCATCGAGGGCGACATGACGGGCCCGTTCTCCGCCAACATCATCCTGTCCAATCCCACGGTGGACATTGCGGTTCTGGAAACCGCGCGCGGCGGCATTCTGCGCGCCGGACTGGGGTTCGACGAAGTGGATGTCGGCGTGGTGCTCAACGTCACCGCGGACCACCTCGGGCTGCGCGGCATCAATACGGTAGAGCAGCTCGCCGACGTGAAGAGCGTAATCGCCGCGGTGGTGAAGCGCGAAGGCCACGCCATTCTCAACGCCGACGATCCGCTCGTGTACGCCATGCGCGACCGCACGCCGGGAGACGTGGTCCTGTTCTCGACGAAGCCCGAGGGCGAGAGCGCGGAGTTCGAGCGGCATCTGTCGCGCAATGGTATTGGCGCGCGGGTCGAGAAGGAGACGTTCGTCATCCGGCGAGGCAAGCTGCGGATTCCGATTGCGCCGGTGCACGATGTGCCGCTGATGATGGGCGGCGCGGCGAAGTTCCAGCGCGAGAACGTTCTCGCGGCGATACTCGCCGCGTACGTGCAGGGGATGCGCTACGACGACATCCGCGCGGGGCTGCTGTCGTTCTTCCCCTCGCCATCGCTCACGCCGGGCCGCCTCAACCTTCTCCGCTTCGGCAACGGTCGCGTGCTGGTGGATTACGCGCACAACCCGGCGGCAATCGCCGGCCTGATGGAATTCGTTCATGGGCTCGATGCCAATCACCGCATCGGAATCATCACCGCGCCCGGCGACCGGCGTGACGAGGACCTGCGAACTGTCGGCCGTCTTACGGCCGGGCTCGATCGCGTCATTGTGCGCGAGAACAACTATCGCCGGGGCCGCGCAGTCGGCGACACCGCGCGGCTGATAAAGGAGGGACTCGTCGAGGCCGGCATGCGCGAGGAGCAGATAGAAGTCGTGTACGACGAGCAGGAGGCGCTTGCCAAGGCCCTGCACGAGATGAAGGACAACGATCTCGTGTTCGTGCTCGCCGACGATGTTCCTGCCGTGCTCGAGCAGATGCGGCAGCTGTCGAGCGGGCAGGTGCACTGA
- a CDS encoding sugar ABC transporter permease gives MAFVASVGRGKVKTSRLRIPSEANTAAWFFLAPALALIGVFFFLPVAASLLLSVTDFDLYGIADPGNTRFVGLANYSRLLRTHDFWVALRNTFYFAFVGGPLTIAVSLGAALLLSSKLVRFKGLFRTIYFTPFVTTLVAVAIVWRYLYHTRYGLFNYLLGAIGIAPIDWLGDPHWAMPAIILMAVWKSFGYNMLIFIAGLQAIPEELYDAAAIDGAGPFRRFFNITLPMLSPTLVFVTVITMIGYFQLFAEPYVMTQGGPLRSTTSVVLLMYEEGFRWWRMGYAAAIAFVLFIVILLATLVQFRLQKERA, from the coding sequence ATGGCTTTTGTCGCGTCGGTCGGTCGCGGCAAGGTGAAGACTTCGCGGCTTCGAATCCCCTCAGAGGCGAATACCGCCGCCTGGTTTTTTCTCGCGCCGGCTCTCGCGCTCATCGGGGTGTTCTTCTTCTTACCCGTCGCCGCCTCTCTCCTCCTCAGTGTCACCGATTTCGATCTGTACGGAATAGCAGATCCCGGGAACACGCGGTTCGTCGGACTGGCGAACTACTCACGCCTTCTTCGAACCCACGACTTCTGGGTAGCTCTCAGGAACACTTTCTATTTCGCGTTTGTCGGCGGTCCGCTCACCATCGCCGTCTCGCTCGGAGCGGCTCTCCTGTTGAGCTCGAAGCTCGTGCGGTTCAAGGGACTGTTCCGCACAATCTATTTCACTCCCTTCGTGACGACCCTCGTCGCCGTCGCGATCGTCTGGCGCTATCTCTACCACACGCGCTACGGCCTCTTCAACTACCTCCTCGGCGCAATCGGCATCGCCCCGATCGACTGGCTCGGAGATCCGCACTGGGCCATGCCGGCGATAATCCTCATGGCGGTCTGGAAGAGCTTCGGATACAACATGCTCATCTTCATCGCCGGGCTTCAGGCGATTCCCGAAGAGCTGTATGACGCGGCCGCGATCGACGGAGCCGGCCCCTTCCGCCGCTTCTTCAACATCACCTTGCCGATGCTGTCGCCGACCCTGGTCTTCGTGACGGTCATCACGATGATCGGCTACTTCCAGTTGTTCGCCGAGCCGTACGTGATGACGCAGGGGGGTCCGCTTCGCAGCACGACGAGCGTCGTGCTTCTGATGTATGAGGAAGGATTCCGCTGGTGGAGGATGGGATACGCCGCGGCCATAGCGTTCGTGCTCTTCATCGTCATACTGCTGGCGACGCTGGTGCAGTTCCGCCTCCAGAAAGAGCGCGCATGA
- a CDS encoding sugar ABC transporter substrate-binding protein, whose translation MFAVLSAGIACSPASTDQQTTLRLWAMGREGEVVSQLVPAFEREHPGIKVDVQQIPWSAAHEKLLTAFVGDATPDIAMLGNTWVPEFVALDALEPLDQRVAASRDVVRSDYFPGIWSTNVVDGTTYGIPWYVDTRVIFYRTDLLANAGYERMPSTWADWQEAMRRIKSRMGAHQYPLLIPITEWPPVVILGLQAGSPLLRDAGRFGAFSQPQFLKGFDFYVSLFRDGLAPALSGTEISNLYQEFERGNIAMYISGPWQIGEFSSRLPKNMQDKWMTAPLPGVDGPGVSLAGGATLSLFRRSQHKREAWALMEYLSRTDVQVEFHHLTGDLPARRTAWMDSSLAGNRYAAAFREQLERVVPTPQVPEWEQIATKIFEHGERAVRGRQTPKQAMTALDRDVDNLLEKRRWLLSRRSVAAR comes from the coding sequence ATGTTCGCTGTCCTCTCCGCGGGTATAGCCTGCTCACCCGCGTCGACCGATCAGCAGACCACACTGCGACTGTGGGCGATGGGTCGCGAAGGCGAAGTCGTATCGCAGCTCGTTCCAGCGTTCGAGCGTGAGCACCCCGGAATCAAGGTGGATGTGCAGCAGATCCCATGGTCAGCCGCGCATGAGAAGCTGCTCACTGCCTTTGTAGGAGACGCAACGCCTGACATTGCGATGCTCGGCAATACCTGGGTCCCGGAATTCGTTGCCCTGGACGCGCTCGAGCCGCTCGACCAGAGAGTCGCGGCTTCACGCGACGTCGTACGTAGCGACTATTTCCCCGGAATCTGGAGCACCAACGTAGTGGACGGCACTACCTACGGCATTCCCTGGTACGTAGACACCCGCGTCATCTTCTATCGAACGGACCTGCTTGCCAATGCGGGCTACGAACGGATGCCGTCGACCTGGGCCGATTGGCAGGAAGCGATGCGCCGGATCAAGTCACGTATGGGAGCCCATCAGTATCCCCTGCTGATACCCATCACTGAGTGGCCGCCGGTGGTGATTCTCGGACTTCAGGCGGGATCACCGCTGCTGCGGGACGCGGGACGGTTCGGCGCGTTCAGTCAGCCGCAGTTCCTCAAGGGCTTCGATTTCTACGTGAGCCTTTTTCGCGACGGCCTCGCTCCAGCTCTGAGCGGCACCGAGATATCGAATCTCTACCAGGAGTTCGAGCGCGGAAACATCGCGATGTACATCAGCGGTCCATGGCAGATCGGAGAGTTCAGCAGCCGCCTGCCGAAGAACATGCAGGACAAATGGATGACCGCTCCACTTCCGGGTGTGGACGGGCCCGGCGTCTCCCTCGCCGGCGGCGCAACTCTGTCGCTGTTCCGGCGAAGCCAGCACAAGCGCGAAGCTTGGGCTCTGATGGAGTATCTCTCCCGTACGGATGTACAGGTGGAATTTCATCATCTGACCGGCGATCTCCCGGCCCGCCGCACCGCATGGATGGATTCGTCTCTTGCCGGAAATCGCTACGCCGCAGCGTTCCGTGAGCAGCTCGAGCGCGTCGTTCCCACACCACAAGTGCCCGAGTGGGAGCAGATCGCCACGAAAATCTTCGAGCATGGAGAGCGGGCCGTGCGTGGCCGGCAGACTCCAAAGCAGGCGATGACGGCACTGGATCGCGACGTCGACAATCTTCTCGAGAAACGGCGATGGCTTTTGTCGCGTCGGTCGGTCGCGGCAAGGTGA
- a CDS encoding GH1 family beta-glucosidase: MSDSYGFPDGFLWGAATSAYQIEGSPLADGAGASTWHRFSHTPGMTTNGETGDVACDHYRRYRSDVGLMTELGLKAYRFSISWSRVLPEGTGRVNEAGLDFYSRLVDALLEHGITPNATLYHWDLPAALEDRGGWLNRDIAEWFADYATIMFDRLGDRVPMWATINEPWVIMDGGYMHGKLAPGHRNMYEAPIVSHNVLRAHGQAVQAFRASQSSGKGQIGIVVNLEPKYAGSDSAEDLAATARADAYMNRQYLDPLVLGKYPDEMAEIFGDAWQEWSPGDMRLIREKIDFLGINYYTRSVTRHDEHWLPVRASGIAQPRHVHTETGWEVYPEALTRVLLWVKERYGDMPLYITENGAAFYDAPAPIDGVVDDPLRVAYLRGHLRAAREAMRQGVSLHGYYAWSLLDNFEWSHGTSRRFGIVHVDYATQQRTIKSSGAYYSSVIRTNGAALDE; this comes from the coding sequence ATGAGTGATTCGTACGGATTTCCCGACGGTTTTCTCTGGGGTGCGGCCACGTCGGCCTACCAGATCGAGGGATCGCCGCTGGCAGATGGTGCGGGAGCGAGCACCTGGCACCGCTTCTCGCACACACCAGGGATGACGACGAACGGAGAGACGGGCGACGTCGCGTGCGACCACTATCGCCGGTACCGGTCGGACGTCGGCCTGATGACGGAGCTGGGGCTCAAAGCCTACAGATTCAGCATTTCCTGGAGTCGCGTGTTGCCCGAAGGCACCGGTCGCGTGAATGAGGCCGGACTCGATTTCTACTCGCGACTGGTGGACGCGCTGCTCGAGCATGGAATCACGCCGAATGCGACGCTTTATCACTGGGACCTTCCCGCCGCGCTCGAGGACCGCGGCGGCTGGCTCAATCGAGACATCGCGGAATGGTTTGCTGACTACGCGACGATCATGTTCGACAGGCTCGGCGATCGCGTACCGATGTGGGCGACGATCAACGAGCCGTGGGTGATAATGGATGGCGGCTACATGCACGGAAAACTCGCGCCTGGCCATCGCAACATGTACGAAGCGCCGATCGTTTCGCACAACGTGCTTCGCGCTCACGGGCAAGCGGTGCAGGCGTTTCGCGCCAGTCAGAGCTCGGGGAAGGGTCAGATAGGAATCGTGGTGAATCTTGAGCCCAAGTACGCCGGGTCGGATTCTGCGGAGGATCTTGCCGCCACGGCACGGGCCGACGCCTACATGAATCGCCAGTATCTCGATCCCCTCGTGCTCGGCAAGTATCCGGACGAGATGGCGGAGATATTCGGCGATGCCTGGCAGGAATGGTCGCCGGGCGACATGCGGCTGATCAGGGAGAAGATCGATTTTCTCGGAATCAACTACTACACCCGCAGCGTGACCCGCCACGATGAGCACTGGCTTCCCGTTCGCGCGAGCGGCATCGCTCAGCCGCGCCACGTTCACACAGAAACCGGATGGGAAGTGTACCCCGAGGCGCTCACGCGTGTCCTGCTCTGGGTCAAGGAGCGGTACGGCGACATGCCGCTCTACATAACGGAGAATGGGGCCGCCTTCTACGATGCTCCGGCGCCGATTGACGGCGTGGTCGACGATCCGTTGCGCGTCGCTTATTTGCGGGGACACCTGCGTGCAGCGCGAGAGGCGATGCGGCAGGGGGTGTCGCTGCACGGATACTACGCCTGGTCTCTCCTCGACAACTTCGAGTGGAGTCACGGAACTTCGAGGCGCTTCGGGATCGTCCACGTTGACTACGCGACGCAGCAGCGCACGATCAAGTCGAGCGGGGCTTACTACTCGAGCGTGATCCGGACGAACGGGGCGGCGCTGGACGAATAA
- a CDS encoding cyanophycinase encodes MIRAGTLVLIGGACTPDGEALGAFIRLAAAAEGGPIVGITSASRNVTGSAKHWEADLAAAGAGDVVIPIIETRDDAQKRDIAKIVAKARGIFFGGGDQVKLITTLSGTAVGDAIWDNYVSGGIVCGTSAGAAALTELTLAGNEMDEEGNVVEQYIGPGLGLLSFKTLIDTHFSQRRRLYRLFVAIADYPDIMGLGIDEDTAMIVRGEVGTVAGKGGVTFVDGRTVKFDNADEVTKGRQLTLSSLRVGIVGTGYTFNLRQRELEALLG; translated from the coding sequence GTGATCCGCGCCGGGACTCTCGTGCTGATCGGCGGAGCATGCACCCCCGACGGTGAAGCACTCGGCGCCTTCATCAGGCTTGCCGCTGCCGCGGAAGGTGGTCCGATTGTCGGGATTACCTCGGCGTCGCGCAATGTCACGGGCAGCGCGAAGCACTGGGAGGCCGATCTCGCGGCGGCGGGCGCGGGCGATGTGGTGATTCCGATCATCGAGACGCGTGATGACGCTCAGAAGCGCGACATCGCGAAGATCGTGGCGAAGGCCCGCGGCATTTTTTTTGGCGGCGGCGATCAGGTCAAGCTGATCACTACGTTGAGCGGGACTGCCGTTGGCGACGCCATCTGGGATAATTACGTGAGCGGCGGCATCGTATGTGGTACGAGCGCGGGCGCGGCTGCGCTTACGGAACTGACGCTCGCGGGAAATGAAATGGACGAGGAGGGAAACGTCGTCGAGCAGTACATCGGACCGGGGCTCGGGCTTCTCTCGTTCAAGACTCTGATAGATACGCATTTCTCACAGCGCCGCCGGCTGTATCGCTTGTTCGTCGCGATTGCCGACTATCCCGACATCATGGGACTCGGCATTGATGAGGATACCGCTATGATCGTCCGCGGCGAGGTCGGCACGGTCGCCGGAAAGGGCGGTGTGACGTTCGTGGATGGGCGCACGGTGAAGTTCGACAACGCTGATGAGGTCACGAAGGGACGGCAGCTCACGCTGAGCTCGCTTCGCGTTGGCATTGTCGGAACGGGTTACACATTTAATCTCAGGCAGCGGGAGCTCGAGGCGCTGCTGGGCTGA
- a CDS encoding carbohydrate ABC transporter permease: protein MTATLHRDPMSSARQRERFARVLLYALLLIGAVMALLPMVWMVSASLMPSGEASSFPPRFFPSRVTFDHYVDLFTRLNLGRYLLNSAFVAFVVTLSSLAINSLAGYAFAKLRFRGRDRLFRALSTGLVLPVQVAMLPLFLLLKNLGLINTYWGVIIPGLASIFGIFLVRQYALAIPDEMLDAARVDGASEFRIFWSIVVPGIVPILATLAIWTFLATWNDFMWPLIVLSDESRYTLPVALANLAGEHVQDTELMMAGSVITVVPVMLVFLFLQRYYIQGVMAGSVKG, encoded by the coding sequence ATGACCGCCACCCTGCACCGCGACCCGATGTCATCCGCGCGCCAGCGCGAACGGTTCGCGCGCGTTCTCCTCTACGCGCTCCTGCTGATCGGCGCGGTCATGGCTCTCCTCCCGATGGTCTGGATGGTATCCGCCTCGCTGATGCCATCGGGCGAGGCGAGCTCATTTCCTCCGCGGTTCTTTCCGAGCCGGGTGACCTTCGATCACTACGTCGATCTGTTCACGCGCCTGAACCTTGGGCGGTACCTGCTGAACAGCGCGTTCGTTGCATTCGTGGTGACGCTGAGCTCGCTCGCCATCAATTCGCTGGCCGGCTATGCGTTCGCGAAGCTGCGCTTCAGAGGACGCGACCGGCTGTTCCGTGCGCTGTCCACAGGCCTTGTCCTTCCCGTTCAGGTCGCCATGCTTCCGCTGTTTCTCCTCCTCAAGAACCTCGGGCTGATCAATACGTACTGGGGCGTGATCATCCCCGGGCTGGCGAGCATCTTCGGAATATTCCTCGTTCGCCAGTACGCGCTCGCCATCCCCGACGAGATGCTCGACGCCGCTCGCGTAGATGGCGCATCCGAGTTCCGGATCTTCTGGTCGATAGTGGTTCCGGGAATCGTTCCGATCCTCGCGACTCTGGCCATCTGGACCTTCCTCGCAACCTGGAACGACTTCATGTGGCCTCTCATCGTCTTGAGCGACGAGTCCCGCTACACGCTTCCCGTGGCGCTCGCGAATCTCGCCGGCGAGCACGTGCAGGACACGGAGCTGATGATGGCCGGCTCCGTGATAACGGTCGTTCCGGTCATGCTCGTCTTTCTCTTCCTTCAGCGGTACTACATCCAGGGCGTCATGGCGGGCAGCGTGAAAGGATGA